A window of Caretta caretta isolate rCarCar2 chromosome 13, rCarCar1.hap1, whole genome shotgun sequence contains these coding sequences:
- the SLC32A1 gene encoding vesicular inhibitory amino acid transporter, translated as MATLIRSKLSNVATSVSNKSQAKVSGMFARMGFQAATDEEAVGFVHCDDLDMEHRQGLQMDILKSDASEEGAEPPLEGDIHYQRDGTGPLPPSASKDEGICSELSGQGKPKITAWEAGWNVTNAIQGMFVLGLPYAILHGGYLGLFLIIFAAVVCCYTGKILIACLYEENEDGEIVRVRDSYVDIANACCAPRFPKLGGRIVNVAQIIELVMTCILYVVVSGNLMYNSFPNLPVSQKSWSIIATAVLLPCAFLKNLKAVSKFSLLCTLAHFVINILVIAYCLSRARDWAWDKVKFYIDVKKFPISIGIIVFSYTSQIFLPSLEGNMQHPKEFHCMMNWTHIAACILKGLFALVAYLTWADETKEVITDNLPSTIRAVVNLFLVAKALLSYPLPFFAAVEVLEKSLFQDGNRAVFPNCYGGDGRLKSWGLTLRCALVVFTLLMAIYVPHFALLMGLTGSLTGAGLCFLLPSLFHLKLLWRKLMWHHVFFDVAIFVIGGICSVSGFIHSLEGLIEAYSSNVED; from the exons ATGGCCACTCTGATCCGGAGCAAGCTTTCCAACGTCGCCACCTCGGTTTCCAACAAGTCCCAGGCCAAAGTGAGCGGCATGTTTGCGAGGATGGGCTTCCAGGCGGCGACCGATGAAGAGGCGGTGGGCTTTGTTCATTGCGATGACCTGGACATGGAGCACAGGCAAGGGCTTCAGATGGACATCTTAAAGTCGGACGCCAGCGAAGAAGGAGCAGAGCCTCCCCTAGAAGGGGATATCCATTACCAAAGGGATGGCACGGGTCCCCTGCCCCCGTCCGCCTCCAAGGACGAGGGCATATGCTCGGAGCTCTCCGGCCAAGGCAAGCCAAAGATCACGGCCTGGGAAGCTGGGTGGAATGTCACCAACGCAATCCAG GGGATGTTTGTTCTTGGCCTGCCCTATGCTATCCTTCATGGTGGATATCTAGGactctttttaattattttcgcTGCAGTAGTTTGCTGCTACACTGGGAAAATCCTTATTGCCTGTCTTTACGAAGAGAATGAAGATGGGGAGATAGTCAGGGTGAGAGACTCCTATGTCGACATTGCAAACGCTTGCTGTGCTCCCAGGTTTCCCAAGCTTGGAGGGAGGATTGTGAATGTGGCTCAGATCATTGAGCTGGTCATGACCTGTATTCTCTATGTGGTGGTCAGTGGGAACCTGATGTACAATAGCTTCCCAAACTTGCCTGTCTCCCAGAAATCTTGGTCTATCATTGCCACAGCTGTGCTCCTGCCTTGTGCTTTCTTGAAGAACCTCAAGGCTGTCTCGAAATTCAGCTTGCTCTGCACCTTAGCCCACTTTGTGATCAACATTTTGGTGATTGCCTACTGTCTCTCCAGAGCACGCGACTGGGCTTGGGACAAAGTCAAGTTTTACATTGATGTGAAGAAGTTCCCCATTTCCATTGGCATCATCGTCTTCAGCTACACCTCCCAGATCTTTCTGCCTTCCTTAGAGGGGAACATGCAGCACCCCAAGGAGTTTCATTGCATGATGAACTGGACTCACATAGCAGCTTGTATTCTCAAGGGACTCTTTGCCTTGGTAGCCTATCTGACCTGGGCTGATGAGACTAAAGAAGTCATCACAGACAACTTGCCCTCCACCATTAGAGCGGTAGTCAACCTTTTCTTGGTGGCCAAAGCTTTGCTTTCCTACCCATTGCCCTTCTTTGCAGCTGTGGAAGTCCTGGAGAAGTCCCTTTTCCAGGATGGAAACAGGGCGGTCTTTCCTAACTGTTATGGGGGTGATGGGAGGCTCAAGTCCTGGGGACTCACCCTCAGGTGTGCCCTGGTAGTTTTCACCTTGTTAATGGCTATTTATGTCCCTCATTTTGCCCTCCTGATGGGTCTTACAGGGAGCCTCACAGGTGCAGGCCTCTGTTTCCTGCTCCCAAGTCTCTTCCACCTCAAGCTCTTGTGGAGGAAGCTCATGTGGCACCATGTTTTCTTTGATGTCGCCATTTTTGTTATAGGTGGTATATGCAGCGTGTCTGGATTCATCCATTCTTTAGAAGGCCTCATTGAGGCTTACAGTTCCAACGTAGAAGACTAA